TATTTCTGTTGTACTGTGTGCCTGACTAGTTATGaatgacatcatcaccaccatgtTCAACAAAAAGTTCCTAGAAGAGCTTTTCAAGCCACAGGAGCTTTACTCCAAAAAGGCCCTGCGGACTGTGTTCGACAGGCTGGCCCATGCCTCCATAATGAGACTCAATCAAGCCAGTATGGACAAGGTAAGTCATCATATATACCGCTGTGCATTATGTTGTATCCTGCACATGTTGAGTTGTtctctttctgttgtttcttttcttctaatTTTGAATTTTCACTTCAGCACACAAGCATATTAATCACATTCTCTCATCAACTGCGCGGAGAAGCCAGGTTGTCTTACAGCCTTACAACTTTGAGTAGCTTAGATGCATACATGtggctccctctgctgtttATTATACATCAGGAGCATTAGAGATTATTTTCATAAATGAGTCGGTGAAGTCACGCATGTGTGTCCCCCTTCACAGCTCTATGACTTGATGACCATGGCTTTCAAGTACCAGGTGCTTCTCTGTCCCCGACCTAAGGACATCCTCCTCGTCTCCTTCAACCACCTGGATGCAATCAAAGACTTTGTCAAAGACACTCCTAGCATTCTCAGCCAGGTTGATGAGACGTTCCAACAGCTCATAGAGGTATGACTTAATTCTCTTCACCTTTGATATGGAGAGGAGTGAAACGTGTCAATGCTAGAGGTGTTTTAGTGTTATGACCAAAAATAGTATGAGAGCCCACATGTCAGGCCAGTCAAAATAAGCAAGAGAAAACCATGCATGTCAACAACATCTAAACTGAACCCAATAGAAGCATTTAATAGAAGCAGTTTAAGTGACGGTGACTTATTAAAAACATTAGCATAAGCAGTGTTTTAAGTCAATATACAGTTGTTAATACTTACAGTGTGTTTCATCTACTTTCCTGATATAAATATGGTCAGTGATGCAGGTAAAACGTTATGCTGTCTTTATGTCAAACCATTTGGATTATAATCACAGGCATTGAGCTATAGTATGAGCCGGTATGAATAGTATGAGCTATAGTATGACTGCACATGTCGAGTTTCAGCAGCAACATTCACttgttatataataataattataaactacatttataCAGCACAATTTATACAGACTCAAATCGGACCCTTAAGATaagaacaaaaataaagaataaaatatactaCAGTGAAAATAAGAACAGCAAGAGTAATGATAAACCAATACAGCCCATTAGAAATAAGAAGGGATTTAAAAGATGCAATCGATTCTGCATGCCCCAGATCCTGCAGGGCAGGGAGTTGCAGAGCTGAGGGGCCGTCACTGCAAAAGTCCGGTCACCTTTAGTCCTGAGCCAGCCTGCCTGAGGATCTAAGTCTGTGTTCTGCTCATAAGGGAGCAGTAATTCAACAATGCAGCTAGGGGCTTAGCCATGCAGTGCATTAAAAGGGATCAGTACGatcttaaaatcaattctaaagCTGAGTGGTTATACCAGCTTAAATGAGATAACACTAGAAGAAGAACACCAATACAGGAagtaaaatacatacataataatgatgatcagttgttttacattaaactcctgtttccattttattattTGCTGTGTAGTTATATTTTTCATTGCTGGTTTAGTTCAtttttcaattctttttttagatGTATACACCCTTGTCTAGTGGGGAATTCCAGCTCATCAGACAAactctcctcatcttcttccaaGACATGCATATACGAGTAAGTTTGTTATTTTGGAAAATTTGAGTCCTGAGGAAAGAATTAGCTGAATTATGTtatattctcttttattttgtattccaTTTTCCTCACAAGTCtatctctgtgttttctcctatGCCAGGTGTCTATTTTCCTCAAGGACAAAGTGCAGAACTCCAATGGCCGCTTTGTGCTTCCCACCAGTGGTCCTGTGCCTCACGGAACACAAGTCCCTGGCTTGATAAGGTGCCACAGTAtacagctgttttctctctaaaCAACAATGGATATGACATGACTGAGATTAAAACAAGCGACTTTGATAGTAAAATTTACCTTTCGTCCTGCTGATGATCATTAATGTTTGCTTTCTTGtctttcctgtgttttctgATCGTACCCAAACACTTTAATCTTACACTTTAAGTCGGCTTGTCTGCAGCTAATTGCATTAAAGAGGTCTTGCTGAACAAGCACTTACATTCTAATTTTAGAAGGATTGTAAGGATTGTATGTGCACAGTGAAACATTGAATACACCGAAAAACAGGAGCTCATATGTCGACCACCTGAGCCTCAGCAGTGCTCAAGTATTCAAAGCAGAAGAGGCCTGAAGGGTTCCACTTAAGGGAATTACTTTCATCACAGGAAAAAGAAATTTGTGTGCTTAGAAAAACTATTCAAAGCATGTTTGTCCGTAATATCTTGTGTCTTTGTATCTGGTAATTCCAGGATGTTTAGCTGTACCGGTGAAGAAGTCACCAGGCTGCAGTTCAGTAATGGAGGGAACTACACCTCTGCTGTCCGGGAGGGATCTTTTGAGATATTTGGAGACAGGGTCACCAAACTAGGCACAAACATGTAAGACACTGCGGAGCGCATGTACGCATCCATGACTTGGTGGTATTGTGAAAACGCGATGGCAGTACGCTGATGATGATTCTCTGTTATCCAGGTCATTAGATATTTAGAAGTAGTACATGAAAGGCAATTGGACTTCATGGCGTAGACACTTCACTACTTGTCCAAGAGGTGTGATCAGCTCTACTGACTGTGACTGTTGAAGTCCTCGGCTTTTAAACTAATGTGGTCACATGATTACATTACGTAATAGCGTGAAAAAACTATAGAGGATTAAATGCATGCGGCCGAAGTATAAAAGCTACTGCATGAGCAGATAGATTAGCAGATAGACTAAACCAGAGGGTCCATTAGCTTTTGATTTACTCATCGTAAtttagtgtcagtgtgtctcaCACAGTGCAAAGAACCATACACTGTAAATGAAGCATTCGTAATGTTATCTCTCTCCACTCAGGTACAGCGTAAGCCGCCCAGTGGAAACCCACATGTCAGGAACATCTAAAAGTTCTGCCCAGCACACTAAGGTGAGACAGCTTCACTGTCAGCACTATAAAcctttgtggttttatttcatgcacACAAGTTAAACACTGGCGCTGCCATGTATTAACTCTTCACGGTGTCCATGGTATATGACATGCACAGGAATTTGGTGAATTGAACCTGGTCCAGAACAATACAGTACCTCCTGGTGCATGAACAGTCAGTAGCACAATGTGGTAAACAGCAGGTACAGCACGGATACACTGACGTAAACAAGCGGTTGTGTGTCGACAGGTCAACACGGCTCCCAACCCCCTGGCCAAAGAGGAGCTGAATCTATTGGCCAAATTAATGGGAGGGTTAGAAGTTCAGAAACCAGGAAATGCTGACAGCAGATTTCGAGTCAACCTCTTTGCCACcgatgaggaagaagagtgaGTCCCCTTATGTTTCACGTACTGTCAGTGCTGCATCAGTATTGTGGTATTTGGCACTTGGCCAAGTGAAACTGCTACTTTCcctgtgtgaaaaagtatttgccttGTTGTGATCATTCAAAACTAACACTGTGACTCTTCCTTCACAGAGAGGCATTAATATCAAGACCAGATGAGCTTGCATATGGAGTCATAAAAATTCAAGCAACAAAGGTAAAGCTCAGCTATCTGTGCTCGCAAACCGTTTATTTCAGTGGAAAAGTCTGACAAAACTTCTGTCAGCTGACGACAAGTGCAGACTACAACACTTCACCCCCTACTCTTATCATGTAGACGTAAGGGTAGACAAACTGTGATTGATCTCATAGCAGGTGTATTGATTTCAACAAGGGCTAGAATTCCCTCCGTCTCTGATGACCACTCAGTCCACAAAATACAAGTCCCCAATTCGCCTCCTATGTAGccatgatgtttgttttgttttcaactgTCCACTTTTTCCTCTTGCACTCTGGCTATGATAAAATCATACACGTTTAAATTCTAACGCAGCATCTGCACAACTCAAAACATGGTCAGGACCCGTCTGCACTGGTTGTCCTTTACCCTAGATAAGCACCTCCTGTGCCAAATGTTGCTTATCTCAGTGATAGGTGTAAGGGTATACAGTCAGTGATCAGAGAAGTGAGCGTCTGCCAGTTTAACAGATTTC
The nucleotide sequence above comes from Pempheris klunzingeri isolate RE-2024b chromosome 8, fPemKlu1.hap1, whole genome shotgun sequence. Encoded proteins:
- the oscp1b gene encoding protein OSCP1 isoform X1 is translated as MSSRTLPLLFINLGGEMLYILDQRLRAQNIPADKAKKVFAIAGWIDEDRKRVMNDIITTMFNKKFLEELFKPQELYSKKALRTVFDRLAHASIMRLNQASMDKLYDLMTMAFKYQVLLCPRPKDILLVSFNHLDAIKDFVKDTPSILSQVDETFQQLIEMYTPLSSGEFQLIRQTLLIFFQDMHIRVSIFLKDKVQNSNGRFVLPTSGPVPHGTQVPGLIRMFSCTGEEVTRLQFSNGGNYTSAVREGSFEIFGDRVTKLGTNMYSVSRPVETHMSGTSKSSAQHTKVNTAPNPLAKEELNLLAKLMGGLEVQKPGNADSRFRVNLFATDEEEEEALISRPDELAYGVIKIQATKDQQANAELAKIMGEFTESGDQSPSASSKGDDLLAMMDGL
- the oscp1b gene encoding protein OSCP1 isoform X2, with the protein product MSSRTLPLLFINLGGEMLYILDQRLRAQNIPADKAKKVMNDIITTMFNKKFLEELFKPQELYSKKALRTVFDRLAHASIMRLNQASMDKLYDLMTMAFKYQVLLCPRPKDILLVSFNHLDAIKDFVKDTPSILSQVDETFQQLIEMYTPLSSGEFQLIRQTLLIFFQDMHIRVSIFLKDKVQNSNGRFVLPTSGPVPHGTQVPGLIRMFSCTGEEVTRLQFSNGGNYTSAVREGSFEIFGDRVTKLGTNMYSVSRPVETHMSGTSKSSAQHTKVNTAPNPLAKEELNLLAKLMGGLEVQKPGNADSRFRVNLFATDEEEEEALISRPDELAYGVIKIQATKDQQANAELAKIMGEFTESGDQSPSASSKGDDLLAMMDGL